One Armatimonadota bacterium genomic window carries:
- a CDS encoding sigma-70 family RNA polymerase sigma factor encodes MIRTKRGRDGAMDSSPDRREGMNDATLVEKVRQGDREAAREMIRRYYPSVLRFLSTLCANPADAEELTQEAFVKAMGSLRRFRGESGLRTWLHRIAFYEYTHRRRRERPTLPLPEEATSQLFEANSLLAIDLERALRCVPEDQRAAFVLCDIQELTMEEAADVLSIPVGTVKSRLHAARKRLQALLESEQEVNEYVAKSK; translated from the coding sequence ATGATCCGAACCAAACGAGGGCGAGATGGCGCAATGGATTCGTCTCCGGACAGAAGAGAAGGAATGAACGACGCAACCCTGGTGGAGAAGGTTCGGCAAGGAGATCGCGAAGCGGCGCGAGAGATGATTCGGCGGTATTACCCGTCGGTCCTGCGCTTCCTTAGCACCCTCTGCGCCAATCCCGCCGATGCCGAAGAATTGACGCAAGAAGCCTTTGTGAAAGCGATGGGCTCCCTGCGCCGATTCCGAGGTGAAAGCGGTCTCCGCACTTGGCTTCATCGCATCGCTTTTTACGAGTACACCCATCGACGCCGACGAGAGCGCCCGACGCTCCCGTTGCCAGAGGAGGCGACCTCTCAGCTTTTTGAAGCAAACAGCCTGCTGGCGATCGACCTAGAGCGCGCGCTGAGGTGCGTGCCCGAGGATCAGCGAGCCGCGTTCGTGCTGTGCGATATCCAAGAACTCACGATGGAAGAGGCGGCCGATGTGCTGTCGATTCCGGTGGGAACCGTCAAGTCTCGTCTTCACGCCGCCCGAAAGCGGCTCCAAGCCCTCCTCGAATCGGAGCAAGAGGTGAATGAATATGTTGCAAAATCCAAATGA